In Marivirga salinae, a single window of DNA contains:
- the pxpB gene encoding 5-oxoprolinase subunit PxpB has protein sequence MIDIIPYGNSALLINFEQKIDAKIHHLVKGYFNSISNLDEVTYQIPAYCSITVIFDSQKTDFESLKQKIEKLEINSNETYPDARTIEIPVCYEKEYAPDLESLSKDINLNPQDIITQHTSVTYDVYMMGFLPGFPYLGELPKALECKRKSTPRKQVKAGSVAIAGNQTGIYPTDAPGGWQLIGQTPLKIFNALDENAFLIKMGDKVKFKSISSETFKTLQQNGK, from the coding sequence ATGATTGATATAATACCTTATGGAAATAGCGCTTTACTAATCAATTTTGAGCAAAAAATAGATGCTAAAATTCATCATTTAGTAAAAGGATATTTCAATTCAATTAGCAATTTGGATGAAGTCACCTATCAGATACCTGCATACTGTTCCATTACAGTAATTTTCGATTCTCAAAAAACTGATTTTGAAAGTTTAAAACAAAAAATTGAGAAATTGGAAATCAATTCCAATGAAACGTATCCAGATGCAAGAACCATTGAAATTCCTGTATGCTATGAAAAAGAATATGCCCCTGATCTGGAATCGCTTTCAAAAGATATTAATTTAAACCCGCAAGATATTATTACTCAACATACCTCAGTTACTTATGATGTTTATATGATGGGTTTTCTTCCAGGCTTCCCTTATTTAGGGGAACTTCCTAAAGCTTTAGAATGCAAAAGAAAATCAACCCCTAGAAAGCAAGTTAAAGCTGGAAGTGTGGCTATAGCAGGAAATCAAACTGGCATCTATCCCACTGATGCGCCTGGCGGATGGCAACTAATCGGTCAAACCCCGCTTAAAATATTTAATGCACTAGATGAAAATGCTTTCCTTATCAAAATGGGAGATAAAGTAAAATTCAAATCAATTAGTTCCGAAACTTTTAAAACTCTACAGCAAAATGGCAAATGA
- a CDS encoding shikimate dehydrogenase → MYSENLAVEQPKIDSIDLELVKKFAFLIHFRFGYRSDMGQFWKPLNKVSDNFYRKVFNKMKKQSFKWSEIYLNEEGIENDLLGITEMLMMSSEDMIKSGAKATSFKINSIIDDLVDRGYTNIGLGALTSPLTKGGLLLSERKDVSITNGNAFTAVSMYNGMVKLIEKNNSLIEHQTIVGATGSVGSCVAKMLVKHNYATNLQLIARNTEKLEELKKELNAISPSVKIEISADMKDIKKSNLIVLLTASADNLIKKEMLKKDAFILDGTQPRNTSEKLLIERPDLTIVDGGIVNIPGITLKKGKLDLPENNYYACFSETLLLALEGYKEHFSVGNPTLDQAEYIHQLAKKHKKYGFHLADFTSFGNPIII, encoded by the coding sequence ATGTACTCAGAAAACTTAGCTGTTGAACAGCCAAAAATCGATTCAATTGATTTAGAATTGGTAAAAAAATTCGCCTTTCTCATTCACTTTAGATTTGGTTATCGTTCCGATATGGGACAGTTTTGGAAACCCTTAAACAAGGTTTCAGATAATTTTTATCGAAAAGTTTTTAATAAAATGAAAAAGCAATCATTTAAGTGGAGTGAAATCTATTTAAATGAGGAAGGTATTGAAAATGATTTGTTAGGAATTACTGAAATGTTAATGATGTCCTCTGAGGATATGATCAAAAGTGGGGCTAAAGCAACTTCTTTTAAAATTAATTCCATAATAGATGATTTAGTAGATCGTGGTTATACTAACATTGGATTGGGAGCACTTACTTCTCCTCTAACTAAAGGAGGTTTATTATTAAGTGAAAGAAAAGATGTTTCTATTACAAATGGAAATGCATTTACTGCTGTTAGTATGTATAATGGGATGGTTAAATTGATTGAAAAGAATAATTCACTTATTGAGCATCAAACCATTGTTGGTGCTACTGGTAGTGTTGGTTCTTGTGTGGCAAAAATGTTAGTTAAACATAATTATGCTACCAATCTTCAATTAATTGCAAGAAACACAGAGAAACTAGAGGAACTAAAAAAGGAACTTAATGCCATTTCACCTTCTGTTAAGATTGAAATTTCAGCAGATATGAAGGATATTAAAAAGTCTAACTTAATTGTTTTACTTACCGCTAGTGCTGATAATCTTATCAAAAAGGAAATGCTGAAAAAAGATGCATTTATTTTAGATGGGACTCAACCCAGAAATACTTCTGAAAAGTTATTAATTGAAAGACCTGATCTTACAATTGTAGATGGAGGGATTGTTAATATTCCAGGGATTACACTTAAAAAAGGTAAACTTGATTTACCTGAAAATAACTATTATGCATGTTTTTCAGAAACATTATTATTAGCATTAGAGGGATATAAAGAACACTTTTCAGTTGGAAACCCCACCTTAGATCAGGCTGAATATATTCATCAACTGGCTAAGAAACATAAAAAGTATGGATTTCACTTGGCTGATTTTACAAGTTTTGGTAATCCGATAATTATTTAA
- a CDS encoding Nramp family divalent metal transporter, with protein sequence MLKKLKQLGPGMIVTAAFIGPGTVTTASMAGAGYGYTLLWAMLFSIIATIILQEMTARLGTQAKMGLGEAIRKKSINKFLRYLSFGLVISAIVFGNAAYESGNLAGAVMGFEDFPEIFGLNLLLIFIGITAFILLFVGKYKYIERFLVLLVSVMGIVFILAAILLHPSISEIIKGLFIPVIPEKAGLMVVGLIGTTVVPYNLFLHASASKTKWKEGDSLQLSRLDTILSVSLGGLITMAIMTTAAVAFEGNPQEIDGIGALGKQLQPILGDWSTHFIAFGFLAAGFSSSITAPLAAAFATSEILDWKDGLRNKKFKMVWAFVLLTGIITASLDFRPTALILFAQVANGLLLPILAIYLLWIVNDKALMGNHVNSKLINLLGVVVIIVTLLLGFKSIFTALGII encoded by the coding sequence ATGCTTAAAAAATTAAAGCAATTAGGCCCTGGAATGATAGTGACTGCAGCTTTTATCGGACCTGGGACGGTAACTACTGCTAGTATGGCAGGTGCAGGATATGGGTACACCCTACTATGGGCTATGCTATTTTCCATTATTGCTACTATCATTTTGCAAGAAATGACTGCCCGATTAGGCACTCAGGCAAAAATGGGATTAGGTGAAGCAATTCGTAAAAAATCTATTAATAAATTTTTAAGATACTTAAGTTTCGGATTAGTTATAAGTGCAATAGTATTTGGAAATGCTGCTTATGAATCAGGAAATTTAGCAGGAGCTGTCATGGGATTTGAAGATTTCCCTGAAATATTCGGGCTTAATTTATTGCTCATCTTTATCGGTATCACAGCTTTTATCCTCCTATTTGTCGGTAAATACAAATATATAGAACGCTTTCTAGTTTTATTAGTGAGTGTGATGGGAATTGTATTCATTTTGGCTGCCATACTACTACATCCTTCAATAAGTGAAATCATAAAAGGGCTTTTCATTCCAGTTATCCCTGAAAAGGCTGGCTTAATGGTAGTAGGGTTGATTGGTACCACAGTTGTTCCTTATAATTTGTTCCTTCATGCATCCGCTAGCAAAACTAAATGGAAAGAAGGTGATTCACTGCAACTTTCAAGGCTGGATACCATTCTATCAGTAAGTTTAGGTGGATTGATCACCATGGCCATTATGACAACTGCAGCAGTTGCTTTTGAAGGAAATCCTCAAGAAATTGATGGAATTGGAGCCCTGGGAAAACAATTGCAACCTATTCTTGGTGATTGGTCAACTCATTTTATTGCATTTGGATTTTTAGCCGCTGGATTTTCTTCTAGCATTACAGCCCCATTAGCTGCAGCTTTTGCTACCTCAGAAATACTTGATTGGAAAGATGGATTAAGAAACAAAAAATTCAAAATGGTTTGGGCTTTTGTACTCCTTACAGGAATTATTACTGCTTCTTTAGACTTCCGTCCAACTGCACTCATTCTTTTTGCACAGGTAGCTAATGGACTGCTTTTACCCATCTTAGCGATCTACCTTTTATGGATTGTGAATGATAAAGCGCTCATGGGAAATCATGTGAATTCTAAACTCATTAACTTACTTGGCGTTGTAGTAATTATTGTAACTTTACTATTAGGCTTCAAAAGTATATTTACTGCTTTAGGAATTATTTAA
- a CDS encoding 5-oxoprolinase subunit PxpA gives MSSIDINCDLGESFGQFIMGNDDAVFPHISSCNIACGFHGGDPLHIENTIKKALHHKVQIGAHPSYPDLAGFGRRKILLSAEELKASVKYQISALMGMVKALGGELKYIKAHGALYNSIAHDEKEAKTFLFAVKEINPDLAILGLSASPFEGIAQSLGFQFIREGFLDRCYQDDGSLMPRKEKGSVLESVEESLNQFISIAQKREVETASGKRIPMQVDSLCIHGDNPLAEDILKAIHQLDQSITVKCIQL, from the coding sequence ATGAGTTCAATAGATATTAATTGTGATTTAGGAGAAAGTTTTGGTCAATTTATAATGGGCAATGATGATGCGGTATTTCCCCACATCAGTTCATGCAATATCGCTTGCGGTTTTCACGGAGGTGATCCTCTTCATATTGAAAACACTATTAAAAAAGCACTTCATCACAAGGTTCAAATTGGAGCTCATCCCTCCTATCCTGACTTAGCGGGATTTGGTAGAAGGAAAATCTTACTCTCTGCCGAAGAATTAAAAGCCTCAGTTAAATATCAAATCTCAGCCTTAATGGGCATGGTAAAAGCCCTTGGAGGTGAACTAAAATACATTAAGGCACATGGCGCACTATATAACTCCATTGCACATGATGAAAAAGAAGCTAAAACATTTCTTTTTGCAGTTAAAGAAATCAATCCTGATTTAGCTATTTTAGGTTTATCTGCCAGTCCATTTGAAGGAATTGCTCAAAGTTTGGGATTTCAATTTATTAGAGAGGGATTTTTGGACAGATGCTATCAAGATGATGGTAGTTTAATGCCAAGAAAAGAAAAGGGATCTGTATTGGAATCCGTGGAAGAGAGCTTGAATCAATTCATCTCAATAGCTCAAAAGAGAGAAGTCGAAACTGCAAGTGGGAAACGAATCCCAATGCAAGTGGATAGTTTATGTATTCACGGAGACAATCCACTAGCAGAAGATATTCTAAAAGCCATTCATCAATTAGACCAGTCCATTACTGTTAAATGCATTCAACTATGA